In one window of Porites lutea chromosome 8, jaPorLute2.1, whole genome shotgun sequence DNA:
- the LOC140947047 gene encoding uncharacterized protein isoform X2 has product MEEDYREWSVERVGQFLEEKGFEKEVIEKFAEQKVKGRHLSIMKKSQDKNVFQACGLTTVGEQMEFISHIESLENIQGEVHAVPQLSAKTSSVVLPKNIKYSPPTRKEKLTAAEIKKLDPSTKLVYMSVLTRIRKATSEKFPGNEIPLIRSNPEVAAKVNALVDELADDCCIKSIEFGKDGIRQHIKAVLYERKRMINLGHSYERKSKKIRESGSESSESASTSAGNDTDILSDDDSSSDTSNAVSPCMHLQSAEQIVCKVFGKTTSSHVQLHRHIIPA; this is encoded by the exons ATGGAAGAAGATTACAGAG AATGGTCTGTGGAGAGAGTTGGACAATTTCTAGAAGAAAAAGGGTtcgaaaaagaagttattgaAAAATTCGCAG AACAAAAAGTGAAAGGGCGACACTTGTCAATTATGAAGAAGTCTCAAGACAAGAATGTGTTCCAGGCATGTGGACTAACAACTGTTGGGGAGCAGATGGAATTTATTTCGCACATTGAATCCTTAGAGAACATTCAAG GTGAGGTACATGCAGTGCCACAATTAAGTGCAAAGACAAGTTCAGTTGTGTTGCCGAAAAACATCAAATACAGCCCACCTACAAGGAAGGAGAAGTTAACAGCAGCAGAGATTAAAAAACTAGACCCTTCAACTAAATTAGTTTACATGAGTGT TCTAACAAGAATACGTAAAGCCACAAGTGAAAAATTCCCAGGAAATGAAATACCATTGATAAGATCAAACCCGGAAGTAGCTGCGAAAGTTAATGCCTTAGTAGACGAACTTGCAGATGATTGCTGTATCAAGTCAATTGAGTTTGGAAAAG ATGGAATCAGACAACATATCAAAGCAGTCCTCTATGAGCGCAAGAGAATGATAAATTTGGGACACAGCTATGAG agaaaaagcaaaaagataCGTGAGTCGGGCTCAGAATCCTCAGAATCTGCTTCAACATCTGCTGGTAATGACACCGACATTTTGTCGGATGATGACTCTTCCAGTGACACATCCAATG CTGTGAGCCCCTGTATGCATCTGCAGTCAGCAGAACAAATAGTTTGTAAAGTGTTTGGAAAGACAACATCAAGTCATGTGCAGTTGCATCGTCATATTATACCCGCAT AG
- the LOC140947047 gene encoding uncharacterized protein isoform X5, which yields MEEDYREWSVERVGQFLEEKGFEKEVIEKFAEQKVKGRHLSIMKKSQDKNVFQACGLTTVGEQMEFISHIESLENIQGEVHAVPQLSAKTSSVVLPKNIKYSPPTRKEKLTAAEIKKLDPSTKLVYMSVLTRIRKATSEKFPGNEIPLIRSNPEVAAKVNALVDELADDCCIKSIEFGKDGIRQHIKAVLYERKRMINLGHSYERKSKKIRESGSESSESASTSAGNDTDILSDDDSSSDTSNGKL from the exons ATGGAAGAAGATTACAGAG AATGGTCTGTGGAGAGAGTTGGACAATTTCTAGAAGAAAAAGGGTtcgaaaaagaagttattgaAAAATTCGCAG AACAAAAAGTGAAAGGGCGACACTTGTCAATTATGAAGAAGTCTCAAGACAAGAATGTGTTCCAGGCATGTGGACTAACAACTGTTGGGGAGCAGATGGAATTTATTTCGCACATTGAATCCTTAGAGAACATTCAAG GTGAGGTACATGCAGTGCCACAATTAAGTGCAAAGACAAGTTCAGTTGTGTTGCCGAAAAACATCAAATACAGCCCACCTACAAGGAAGGAGAAGTTAACAGCAGCAGAGATTAAAAAACTAGACCCTTCAACTAAATTAGTTTACATGAGTGT TCTAACAAGAATACGTAAAGCCACAAGTGAAAAATTCCCAGGAAATGAAATACCATTGATAAGATCAAACCCGGAAGTAGCTGCGAAAGTTAATGCCTTAGTAGACGAACTTGCAGATGATTGCTGTATCAAGTCAATTGAGTTTGGAAAAG ATGGAATCAGACAACATATCAAAGCAGTCCTCTATGAGCGCAAGAGAATGATAAATTTGGGACACAGCTATGAG agaaaaagcaaaaagataCGTGAGTCGGGCTCAGAATCCTCAGAATCTGCTTCAACATCTGCTGGTAATGACACCGACATTTTGTCGGATGATGACTCTTCCAGTGACACATCCAATGGTAAG CTGTGA
- the LOC140947047 gene encoding uncharacterized protein isoform X1: MEEDYREWSVERVGQFLEEKGFEKEVIEKFAEQKVKGRHLSIMKKSQDKNVFQACGLTTVGEQMEFISHIESLENIQGEVHAVPQLSAKTSSVVLPKNIKYSPPTRKEKLTAAEIKKLDPSTKLVYMSVLTRIRKATSEKFPGNEIPLIRSNPEVAAKVNALVDELADDCCIKSIEFGKDGIRQHIKAVLYERKRMINLGHSYERKSKKIRESGSESSESASTSAGNDTDILSDDDSSSDTSNAVSPCMHLQSAEQIVCKVFGKTTSSHVQLHRHIIPACRYLKVHGIRGKSKVHCLRNLASALVEQEVVKIENDVKVLTGDDIELSGDRNLLDEIRAWEESNKQNKENKPIN; encoded by the exons ATGGAAGAAGATTACAGAG AATGGTCTGTGGAGAGAGTTGGACAATTTCTAGAAGAAAAAGGGTtcgaaaaagaagttattgaAAAATTCGCAG AACAAAAAGTGAAAGGGCGACACTTGTCAATTATGAAGAAGTCTCAAGACAAGAATGTGTTCCAGGCATGTGGACTAACAACTGTTGGGGAGCAGATGGAATTTATTTCGCACATTGAATCCTTAGAGAACATTCAAG GTGAGGTACATGCAGTGCCACAATTAAGTGCAAAGACAAGTTCAGTTGTGTTGCCGAAAAACATCAAATACAGCCCACCTACAAGGAAGGAGAAGTTAACAGCAGCAGAGATTAAAAAACTAGACCCTTCAACTAAATTAGTTTACATGAGTGT TCTAACAAGAATACGTAAAGCCACAAGTGAAAAATTCCCAGGAAATGAAATACCATTGATAAGATCAAACCCGGAAGTAGCTGCGAAAGTTAATGCCTTAGTAGACGAACTTGCAGATGATTGCTGTATCAAGTCAATTGAGTTTGGAAAAG ATGGAATCAGACAACATATCAAAGCAGTCCTCTATGAGCGCAAGAGAATGATAAATTTGGGACACAGCTATGAG agaaaaagcaaaaagataCGTGAGTCGGGCTCAGAATCCTCAGAATCTGCTTCAACATCTGCTGGTAATGACACCGACATTTTGTCGGATGATGACTCTTCCAGTGACACATCCAATG CTGTGAGCCCCTGTATGCATCTGCAGTCAGCAGAACAAATAGTTTGTAAAGTGTTTGGAAAGACAACATCAAGTCATGTGCAGTTGCATCGTCATATTATACCCGCATGTAGGTATCTCAAGGTTCATGGAATTAGAGGGAAATCCAAAGTGCATTGTTTAAGAAACCTGGCATCTGCTTTAGTAGAACAAGAAGTCGTTAAAATAGAGAATGATGTTAAGGTGCTGACAGGCGATGACATTGAGTTGTCTGGTGATCGAAATTTGCTTGATGAAATTAGGGCTTGGGAGGAAtcaaataaacagaataaagaaaataagcctATCAATTAA
- the LOC140947047 gene encoding uncharacterized protein isoform X4 codes for MEEDYREWSVERVGQFLEEKGFEKEVIEKFAEQKVKGRHLSIMKKSQDKNVFQACGLTTVGEQMEFISHIESLENIQGEVHAVPQLSAKTSSVVLPKNIKYSPPTRKEKLTAAEIKKLDPSTKLVYMSVLTRIRKATSEKFPGNEIPLIRSNPEVAAKVNALVDELADDCCIKSIEFGKDGIRQHIKAVLYERKRMINLGHSYERKSKKIRESGSESSESASTSAGNDTDILSDDDSSSDTSNEAIQVWRCKPQISQGHLG; via the exons ATGGAAGAAGATTACAGAG AATGGTCTGTGGAGAGAGTTGGACAATTTCTAGAAGAAAAAGGGTtcgaaaaagaagttattgaAAAATTCGCAG AACAAAAAGTGAAAGGGCGACACTTGTCAATTATGAAGAAGTCTCAAGACAAGAATGTGTTCCAGGCATGTGGACTAACAACTGTTGGGGAGCAGATGGAATTTATTTCGCACATTGAATCCTTAGAGAACATTCAAG GTGAGGTACATGCAGTGCCACAATTAAGTGCAAAGACAAGTTCAGTTGTGTTGCCGAAAAACATCAAATACAGCCCACCTACAAGGAAGGAGAAGTTAACAGCAGCAGAGATTAAAAAACTAGACCCTTCAACTAAATTAGTTTACATGAGTGT TCTAACAAGAATACGTAAAGCCACAAGTGAAAAATTCCCAGGAAATGAAATACCATTGATAAGATCAAACCCGGAAGTAGCTGCGAAAGTTAATGCCTTAGTAGACGAACTTGCAGATGATTGCTGTATCAAGTCAATTGAGTTTGGAAAAG ATGGAATCAGACAACATATCAAAGCAGTCCTCTATGAGCGCAAGAGAATGATAAATTTGGGACACAGCTATGAG agaaaaagcaaaaagataCGTGAGTCGGGCTCAGAATCCTCAGAATCTGCTTCAACATCTGCTGGTAATGACACCGACATTTTGTCGGATGATGACTCTTCCAGTGACACATCCAATG AGGCAATACAAGTATGGAGATGCAAACCTCAAATATCTCAAGGACATCTAGGATGA
- the LOC140947047 gene encoding uncharacterized protein isoform X3: MEEDYREWSVERVGQFLEEKGFEKEVIEKFAEQKVKGRHLSIMKKSQDKNVFQACGLTTVGEQMEFISHIESLENIQGEVHAVPQLSAKTSSVVLPKNIKYSPPTRKEKLTAAEIKKLDPSTKLVYMSVLTRIRKATSEKFPGNEIPLIRSNPEVAAKVNALVDELADDCCIKSIEFGKDGIRQHIKAVLYERKRMINLGHSYERKSKKIRESGSESSESASTSAGNDTDILSDDDSSSDTSNGKHFMAKHSKQTPKEKAITMQEAI; this comes from the exons ATGGAAGAAGATTACAGAG AATGGTCTGTGGAGAGAGTTGGACAATTTCTAGAAGAAAAAGGGTtcgaaaaagaagttattgaAAAATTCGCAG AACAAAAAGTGAAAGGGCGACACTTGTCAATTATGAAGAAGTCTCAAGACAAGAATGTGTTCCAGGCATGTGGACTAACAACTGTTGGGGAGCAGATGGAATTTATTTCGCACATTGAATCCTTAGAGAACATTCAAG GTGAGGTACATGCAGTGCCACAATTAAGTGCAAAGACAAGTTCAGTTGTGTTGCCGAAAAACATCAAATACAGCCCACCTACAAGGAAGGAGAAGTTAACAGCAGCAGAGATTAAAAAACTAGACCCTTCAACTAAATTAGTTTACATGAGTGT TCTAACAAGAATACGTAAAGCCACAAGTGAAAAATTCCCAGGAAATGAAATACCATTGATAAGATCAAACCCGGAAGTAGCTGCGAAAGTTAATGCCTTAGTAGACGAACTTGCAGATGATTGCTGTATCAAGTCAATTGAGTTTGGAAAAG ATGGAATCAGACAACATATCAAAGCAGTCCTCTATGAGCGCAAGAGAATGATAAATTTGGGACACAGCTATGAG agaaaaagcaaaaagataCGTGAGTCGGGCTCAGAATCCTCAGAATCTGCTTCAACATCTGCTGGTAATGACACCGACATTTTGTCGGATGATGACTCTTCCAGTGACACATCCAATGGTAAG CATTTCATGGCAAAGCATTCCAAACAAACACCCAAGGAGAAAGCAATAACCATGCAAGAAGCAATCTGA